ggtttcggactcagaggttcatgaagctttctgccatataaataatcttcaatttgcattctccagaacgcaaaatttgtaccatcgaatttaccgatgccgtgcgtcgtaccatcttcgcctcccatcatttctaaatcacaacacaacctgttgctttgataccagttgttaggatttgaatcccaaatccgacctttgtagcaggttcccaggaaagattggagggtcacagctggaccacttaaataccaacctccttagacagaacctacttacgccgtgatgtaagcgaagaataaataaataacacacagagatttatagtggttcaccctcaatgtgagagctacgtccacgttgctgctgcagatcttattaaagaagaaatattacaattgtttacaacactcaacctcacaaccccaatcccaattacactcaagaattttaccacagaaaattctctcaaagaccttctcttacttaggcctttcactaagagtatttctcttagatttttttctctctttgggatgtgtttagcaaatgatcttgatgatatcttacaaatgaaccataagctacctatttataggaatgaatttcctatgatgaggtaagcgcttacatcacgactattatgaggtaagcgcttacatcacgactatgtgaacaaaagaattgacttgtttggccaattccacacctaacatcTTTCGTGTACACGCTTTCTTCCATGCTACGAATGCCACCTTCTTTGCATGTTCACTACTTCCCCAGAGAAATTTCCTACATTTCCTGTCCACATCCTTCAACACACTTTGGGGTAATATGAAATATAGCACCCCAAAAGCTGTGAAGAGAGAACAATATAGAATTAACAACTTGCAATTTCCCTGCATAAGATAGTTGTCTTGAAGAAACAACCCTGATTTTCTCAGTAACTTTCAAACTGAGTTGATGGCAATCAAGCTTATTCTAATTTTTATGTGATAAAGGCGGTCCCAAATACTTCATAGGAAAGGTCCCTATACTAAATCCAATAATTTCCAGTAACTTGATTCTTATCTCATCATCCACACCAGCCATATAAATACTAAATTTATCAGATTTAGCAGTCAACCATGTAACAACAGAAATATGTTGCAAAGCCTCCATTATCCTTTGCACTGAGGCTTTAGTGCCTTTGTAGAAAATCATGAGATCATCTCCAAAGATAAGATGTGTTAGTTGCACCTCCTTGCACATAAGATAGAACCTAAAGTCAGGTAATTGACTCATATGTTTCAAAATTCTACTCAAGTACTCCATGACCAACACAAACAACAAAGGTGAGATTGGATCCCTTTGCCTCAACCCCCTTTTACCTTCAAAATAACCGCAACTATCTCCATTTACCTTGATAGAGAAACAATTTAAGTGAATTTGGGAGGAAAACCATACCCCTCTAGCATTTCCTGAACAAACTCCCACTTCACCATGTCATATGCTTTTCTGAGGTCTATCTTCATCAGACATCTAGATGATGTCTTCCTATTATGATGTCTGAGTAAATCATGTTATATTAGAACATTATGAACGAATTACCTTCCCTTGACAAAAGCTGCTTGTGTATCATTCACCAAGAAAGGTAATACTGCTGACAGTCTAATGCATAGTAATTTTGAAATACATTTGTATAGGACATTACAACAGGAAATGGATCTGAACTGACTTGCATTAACAGGATCCTCACCTTTGGGATGAGAGAAATTAAAGTTGCATTGAATTCCTTCAACATTTCACCAGTGTTCATGAACTCCCACACGGCCATACAAATGTCTTGTCCCACCACACTCCATGCTTCTTTGAAAAAACCACTCCCATAACTATCAGATCCAGGACACTTATTTATATTAATGCTAAATatagcatctctaatctcattctCAAAAAAATTCCTCAGCAGACTGCATGGGTGTTCCACAGACAGTTTTGGCCCCTGATTAAAAAACTCTGAATAAGCCTTCCTTCTTGGGCCCCCATTCTCTCCTAGTAACTGCCGGTAACACCTAAAAAACACCCTAACAATCTTCTCAGGCTCATACTATACTTGGCTTTGCTCATCCTAAACGATACACTGACTGTGTGATTTTCCTCTGTATGATTATGGAGAAAAAATATTGTGTTATCATCCCTTAACTTAATCCATATTGCTTTACTTCTCTGGACCAAGAACACCTCATCAAGTTCAGCAGACTTTCTATATTTCAATTTGAGTTGTCTCTTCTCCTCTTGCTGTAACGTAACATCTAAAAGATCATGTTGTAGCTTCTCCTGACTGTTTAACATGGAAATCTTATCTTCTAGGGCCTCCTTGACAATGTTACTAAAATTCTGCTGGTATAACTTCTTTAGATTCCTCTTTAACATCTTCAACTTTCTAACCACTTGGAGCATTTTATAACCCTCTACTTATGTGCCCCAACCAATCTCCaatcttgttaaattctggaTGCTTGCTCCACACATTACAAAACTTGAaagcttttttcttcttcttgctgCACCATTTTGACCACAATGGGACAATGGTCACTCACACCTTCTGGAAAGATATCTGCTCTACAATCTGGCATATCATCCATCCATATCCCATGACAAACATCCAATCAATTTTAGAAAAAATCCTCTCATCCTGGTTATCATTCCATGTGTACTAGTAGCCATTATTTGGTAATACTACAAGCCCACGAGCATCTAAACATAACTGAAAATCCACAATTTATGCATATGTGACCTGATTACCTCCAATTATATCCTCAGTATGCAACACAGAGTTAAAATCCCCCAGTACCACCCATGGACAGGACCCCAAGTTCAACTGCATAAGCTTCTTTTAGATTAAATTCATACACAAATGTAGCAGCAAATTTTAGTTGCAGTGAAATACAAGTAATTTGACATGTCATGGCTTGTGCTGTTTCACTCTAAACTACCACATCAAACCAATCTTGCCTCCAGACTAACAGCTATCTACCATTGTAGTGAGTAGCATGATTGCTCTTATATTCCCATCCTCCAAACATGTTTGCAACAACAGACCCCCACCTTATTCACTTTTATTTTAGTTTCAATAAAACACATTATTCCCAATTTCAATTCATTGCAGTCGAGTTTGACTTCCTTCTGCTTATTGAGACCATTTAGGCCTCTAACATTCTCTCATTAGCTTAACCATATCAAGGAGAAGACCCTTGATTTCCCCTCCTAACTTCACCATGTTCTTTGCTTGGCTCCTCCCCATCCTTTCCAAGAGGTTGGAAAGTATTTGTGACATGAACAGTAACTCGTCCCTTAACGCGTCCTGATACACCACTTGTACTTGTACCTCTATTATCTGAACTGGACTTTTGGGCTTGCGATGTAGCACCATTTTGTggtattctccaaccaccaccccTTCCAGCTGCAGTAGTCACATTTATAGCATTCTCCTCTGGCAACTTGTCTCTACCCTTCTCTTGAACTGCTTCTGGCACATTCTTCTTTTtttcctacacacttcctcactGTGACCATACTTTTGGCATACCTTGCAAAGAGATGGCTTCCAATCATATAACTTTCTGCTTAATGGCATTTCCTCTTTCATTTTTAAACAAAATCACATCAGGCAATGGAGTAACAATCTACACCTCCACTAGCAAACTAGCAAAGTTCAGCCCCACTTTCTTTTCAGTATTCCTATCTACCATAAATGATTTACCCACCAAACTTCCAAGCTTGCTCAACCTCTTGGCACTCCAGTATTTAAAGTCTAAACCATGCATTTTAATCCAGATAGGGCAAAAATAAGTTCATCTCTAGTGACTTCCATATCTGAACTCCACAGTTTCACAATTAGAGGCTTATTATCAAAGTGATAAATACCCCCTTTGATCACTTCATTTTTTCCCTCTGCGTTATCAAACCTAGCCATAACTATTCCATTTTGCATCATTACCCCTTTGTTGATTCCATATTTTCCCCACATTGTATGAATTAATCCATTCAATACAGCAAATGGAGGGTAAGAACCAAACACATAACAACAGACAATCGCATGCTTCAAAAACTCAATTTCAGTAACAATTTCCTCCTCCTCAATTTCAACTAGCAATTGATCCCGTTATGTCTCCGGACTTATATACTTTAAATTTAACCCAACATTGGTAACTTTCGAAATATCAAATTTATCCCATACAGATTTCATACTTTCTGTAGACTTACCAGGATCATGTTGTACATTTTCCACTTGCTGAGTTTGTTCCACTTCTTTCGCCCATGACTAACTTCCCATACTCGCCTGAGAATGTGTTGCCATCATCCATTTCCCAATTTACTCCTTCGATTCCATTGCTTTACTCTTAACTGGACTCAATTGTCTAGTCGTAGTTCCTCCCTTAGAAACTAGTGTATTCACACTTGGAATTTCCTTCACGATCATCCCCTTCGGTGGACCCAATTGCACAATTTTAGAAATCACTCGCGTTCTCATATTTGCAGTTACCGGTCCTGTGCCACTAATTGAACCATCACTTTGTTTAGTTCCCGTCGTACCTTTCTCGTGATGACTGTTTCCTGGCAGATTCGTAGTCTTTAATCTCTTACCTATGGTTGGTGCATGTTAAGTTAACATGCACCGATAGAACCAAGTCTATCCATCTATTGAGTACTTTGCTGAATATATATACATTTGTTTACAACAGTCTATAGAAGAATAGGGAGATAATGTAGCTAACAGAACTTATCCTTATATCTTAAAATATAGCTAACAGAATTTAGTTATCCTAACTAATAGAGATTGTCATCCTAACTTATTGTGATTGAACTTTATCTCTAACATCCCCCCTCAAGCTAAGAAGGCATGTCCAAGGTTCTTAGTTTGCGTTTGATGAGTTGAAACCGGCTGGTGGACAAAGGCTTAGTAAAAATATCTGTCAATTGGTCGATAGAGGATGTAAACTGTACTGATATGTGACCAGCCTTGACTTATTCTCTGACAAAGTGAAAATCAACTTCGACATGCTTCATTCAAGCCTTCAAAAATGAATTAACTGCTAGATATGAAGCTTCAATGTTGTCACACCAGATGATTGTGGGGTCATGTATTGGTTGTTAGAGCTCTTGAAGAAGATAACGAAGCCAAATTATTTCTGCTATGGTATTGGCAACAGATCGTTACTCATCCTCGGTTGATGATCAAGCAATGTTGGTTGTTTCCTAGTTGACCAAGAAATTAAATTTGGTCCCATATACACAACAAAACCTCATGTGGATGTCTTATCATCCGCATTGCCCGCCCAATCAGCATCACAAAAGGCTTGAAATTGGGAGCTGGTTGATGTGAGAAACAAAGAGTCCTTGCAGGCTGTCCAGTGAGTGGTTGTTAGTGCAGACAAAAAGTGGCATAATTTGTTCAGAGCAAAAGCCAAGTCTGGACGAGTTAAACAAGCATATTGCAATGCCCGTACGGTTTTCTTATAAATCTGTGTATGAAACAGCAGTTCACCTTCGTAAAGTTGATGGTTACATGTGCTAGCCATAGGAGACTTGGCAGATGTGGCATGTTCCATGTGAGTAGTGGTGAGAAGATCCTGAAGGTATTTTTGTTGAGAAAGAATAATACCATTGTTGAGATATATAACTCCGATTCCCATGAAGTAGTGAAGTTTTCCGAGATCTCGCAACTTGAATTCTTTGGACAAATGAGTAATACACGCGTGAACTGCATTTGAGTGACCAGATAATTTTATTGAATTACTAGGAAAACTGAACTTATTAACAATAAAATAGACTGTTGATTGTTGAGGAAGACCAAGCCGAGCATGCCAATTGGGTGCAGCAGTCCGAACTGATTTAAAAGCCTTGCTAAGCTTGTCAACTCCTTCCTCAGCTGGTCCCTTCAACAACACCTTTTTATTTGTCTGATGCTTCATAGTAAGCCCATCAGAGTCAAATTTAAAGGAGCATTGGTTTTCTTTAGCAAATTTATTAACAGACAACAATTGTTGTTGCATGGCAGGCACTTGTAAAACATTTTTCAAATGAAACTGATTATTACTAGAAGATAGTGTAGTGTCCAGTGTTTTTAATGTGCAAAGCATGTCCATTACCTATAGTGACCTTGTCAGGCCCTTTGTACTCCTCGGAGATTTCAAGTGCAGACAAATTAGGCGTCATGTGATGAGAAGCAGCAGTGTCAGGAAACCGATCATTGGAAGAAGCACTAACATTAGCGGCATTAGTAGTAATTTTATCGGTATAGGTATCATAACGTTTACGACACCACTTACCTTGATGATTGTTGAGTCCACATATCTGACAGGGATTAGGAAACCATTACTTGTTTCCTTTATAGGACGCACCATTATTTCTATACCCATCATTTTTCTGGGAGGTCTGATGGAATTGGTGTGCAAATGAAGTGTGTTGTCAAGCAACATTGGCAACAACAGAGATTGGTTTGTGAGAGTTCTGCAAGAGGATCTCATGAGCCATAAGTCTACCAGAAGATCAAAAAATGATACCTGTGACTTTTCTGCAGATAAAGTTGCAATGACAGGATGATAATCCGAAGGAAGTAACCGGAAAATGGTGGCATTGAATTCGTTAGCAGATATTGGTGTTCCAGCAGCAGCATGCTCATCAGCGGTAGCTTTAGCTTCGCGTAGAAATTGAGCCATTGGTTTGTCACCAAGAGTCATGTGTTTGCAAGGTGATATGCAATTAGACTCTTCTAGCGATGTTGCTTATACCAAATGCATTTGAGAGAGTTGTCCAAGCTTGAAAGGCAATATCTAAACCAGTCACATAAGGAAAAATTTCCTAGGTTAAAGATCATAAGATCCAACTTAGTAAGAGTTGGTCTTCTTGCAACCACTTTAGTTAATCAGAATTTGGTTCTGATTGATTTGTTATGGTGTTGATGATGGTAGAGGACGGTGCTGGCCATTGATATGACTGAAAGGATTGTAGCATTTGACGATAGGAACAATTGAGTTTTCCAAGTCAAATAGTTTGTTGGTTTGAGTTTTATTAAAAAGAAAGTTGAGCATAAGGTAAAGTAGCAAAAGGGCTCGGAGTGGTTAAGGTGTTTGCTGTAAATGTGGAATTTGAAAGTTCAGAAGATGATGATTCCATTGTAGGCCCTGATATCATGTTATACGATCAGATTTTGAGAGGATTCAGAATGTATTTTCTATCGAGTACTTTGCGGAATATATATACAGCTGTTTACAACAATCTATAGAAGAATAGGGAGATAATATAGCTAACAGAACTTATCCTTATATCTAAAATATAGCTAACAGAACTTAGCTATCCTAACTAATAGAGATTGCTATCCTAACTTATAGTAATCGAACTTTATCTCTAACAGACGGAACTGCCCTTAACATACCAAATCAAAGATAAGAAATAATGTCAGCATAACTAATTAATCTCTGCATTATTAATCTCAAAATTACTAATACACCATATTCGGTACTATTTTTATACGCCCTACCAAGTGACCCCTAGTGATGGACAACCCTTATTAAGATAGATAATGATAAATTACAGACATGTTGCTCCAGACATAATTTCTTCTCTCCAAtgcacaaaaaaaataaaaaataaacacaaATAAAGATTCTAATCCAAGTGAATTAGGAAAGAGATCATGTACCACTTGTTAGCAGAACTTAATGACAATACCAAACATAATAGTTCATACCAAGTTACATGCAAAATGATAAAGTACATTGACAAAACTACTTGACTAATAATTTCATCACTTTAACTAAGCAGTGCCGGCTTTAGGGTGAAGCTGATAAAGCAAAGGCCTGATGCCCCAAAATTTTGGGGCCTCGTTTTTCATTATTATAGGTTTATAAATTAGTTTTTGAAAAAATGAGTATTTTAAAGTAAAAAGTATAATTTttagttaaaaaataaaagaaaactttaaaaTAGATTTGAACAATTCGAAGCATATGAAATTATAACTAGTGTTATCCAGAAACCGGTTGGTAAAAACAATAACGTGTACATTTCATGCACGAGAAATTATATTGCCATATTACAACTAAATTTATTTCATGGGATGCACGTGCGGCGCACGAGATGCACGTGTGTGAGCTAGTTTTGTTGAATATGCTTGGGACCTCTTGTTAAAATTTGGCTTTCGGCCACCAATTTAATTTATTAAGCCGCCCCTCTTGCTAGTGATAATTTCAAAAGCCAGTTAGGTATATTTTTCTGTTTAATCAACTAATTATATTTAGTTCAAACAGTATAGTACGTACTGCATGTCATATTATACGAAAATTCGTTTAAAAGTTTTCCCTATCTGCATGCATGGGTACTATCTGTTGTCATTAAGGTTGATAACCCaatatttttgtttgtttgttactTGAACTGATTAGATTTTTTAATTGTTCGATGCAGGGAAATTTGCACCAATGTCGTCTCTGTTTATTGCTATAATGATTTTATCAGCAATGTTATGTTGCGAAAGTCAGCTGATAGAAACCCCAAACGTGGCTGTTGCTCAAGGCGGGTCCAGAAATTTTAGGACAATAGCTGAAGCAATACTGGCAGCATCGAATCATGGTGTTGACCGATATTACATCAAGATTAAACAAGGGATATATCGGGAATACattcaaataaataaataaataaatatcaaCATTGTGTCCTCATCGGAGAAGGAACGGATAATTTCGAATAACGGGCAATAAAAGCTTCGGCGATGGCATCAAAACAAGGGACAGATTGTTTGTAGTGATCCAAGTTGTTACAGGTCGTTCTCCTCAGTTCTCAAATTGGTCCTTCAAGTGTAAATGGCAGtgaattatttataaaaatatagCAGAAAGTTGGCTTTTATTCCATTAGAAGAGAAATATACGCTCTTTAACTATAGGACTTAAAGAGGAAATGATCAGCTTTAATGTAATTATATTAAGTAAAGAAATGCATATACAGATTAAGGGGTTATACTCCCACCGTCCCATAGTGTCACCTTATAGCCAAAAACatgcatattaaaaaatcaataatacaatgtgaagtttactaaattagccctatataataaaaataaattatttgttcctcttgattagagcatgcgcaagtagtaatccttttgacattgggaatccaacaataccaagttactatgtgacttttccaatcatcatttagatgttatttTAACTTGTAAGTTTTTGTCTAAGGATAAAGttggaaaaaactagtcaatttatgtcttgatttcctaaagtgacacttattatagGACAAAAGTTTTttactaagatgacacttattatgggacgagGAGTATATTGTAAAAAATGAAGGATATGGAGTAAAGTAACAAATCATGTATCAGGGGTTCAAAATGCAATGAGTTCTATAATAAATCTATGGAGAAATTAAACCCACAACACACAGCTCCTTAAATTATCATCTCTTTTTCATTAAATCTTAATATCTCTCAAAGCtagaaaaaaataaaatccaAAAATCCTATATATAATCTTAGAGGAGCAGCTTTCTGCTAGTCAATGTTGGCTTTACGGTGAAGCTGATAAAGCAATTTGGGCTCATTTTTCACTATTATAGGTTTATAAATTAGTTTTTGAAAAAAATGAGTATTTTAAAGTAAAAAACATaaatttttaattaaagaaaactTTAAAATAGAATTGAACAGTTcgaaatatatgaaaatttataGTGCTATCCTAAAACTGGTTGGCAAAAACAACGATGTGTACATTTCATGCatgacactactaaaaaaactggattttccgacctcaaaaaaccgacctcagttgaggtcggaaaaaaaccgacctcataaGGTCGGTAAAatcgtaatatttatttttcaatttttttttaaaataaaccgacctcatgaggtcggtaatattgtatcaaaattttaaaaaataatgtaCCGACCTCACTAGGTTGGAAATTTAATTGACGGtaaatattataattttatttttaatctaaaagaataccgacctcacgaggtcggtttattaaaaataatttaaaaataatttttgataaaccgacctcgtgaggtgagtatgcttttaaattaaaaataaaataattaaaaataccgacctcatgaggtcggtaatattagCCAAATAAAATTAAAACAGCCCCAATTAAACCCTTCTCATTTCTCTCTGTTTCCCTCTCACGTTTTTGAGGTCCTCTCTCTCTAAACCTATCCACAATCTCGAGCAACAGGTATGTTTTTGTTTCTCTCTATGTTAGGGCTTCGTCTCCTTTTTCTCTGTCTTTGTTGTCTCCGAAGTTAAATTTGAAATAGGAGTTAAAAATATTGGGTCTCGAATCAAGCTTTTATTGCGACATGCTATGCTTTCTCCCCCATTGCTAGTAGGTTGATGGGTCGCGCGCCCGGCACACATGTTTTGgcccttttcaaaaaaaaaaagacctaagCTTGAAGTCAAGGCTTCTATGTTGCTCGATCTTTCATCACTTCAATAAAGGCATTGAAGTCAGGAGGCCGACCCCCAAGTTTTTTCTAATGGATCCGCCATTACATTAAAGTTTGTTTGTGCATAAATCTGTCTTTTTTTGCTTATTATTGCTAAAATCTGGTTTGTACTATTTTCTTTGTGCTAAAATCGAAGTTGGATGTCTTGAAATCTGCTGGGTTTTTAATTTCTTTGAAGGTTAAGTGTTGGGAATCTCTATTTGGGCCATAAATCTGCTGAAAATTGAAATACGATCTGGAAAAGCTTGTTCTAaaacctgtttttttagtagtgatataacttctttatttttatatatttgacTTCTTATAATCAATCAATTCCATTTCATGTTGATTTACTAATCTCATTAGAGCACAGAGGGTCTTTTTTGTTCATTTGAAAGTCATGCGTTTGATGAAAATGGAATAAATCATTTTGTTTTTGCACAATTTCTGTAGGAAAGAGCTGTTTATTTGCAATGAAGTATATTTTCTCATGAATATTCTTCTATTGCAATGCAG
The sequence above is a segment of the Lycium barbarum isolate Lr01 chromosome 6, ASM1917538v2, whole genome shotgun sequence genome. Coding sequences within it:
- the LOC132643947 gene encoding uncharacterized protein LOC132643947, with translation MLQVVRKLKMLKRNLKKLYQQNFSNIVKEALEDKISMLNSQEKLQHDLLDVTLQQEEKRQLKLKYRKSAELDEVFLVQRSKAIWIKLRDDNTIFFLHNHTEENHTVSVSFRMSKAKCYRQLLGENGGPRRKAYSEFFNQGPKLSVEHPCSLLRNFFENEIRDAIFSININKCPGSDSYGSGFFKEAWSVVGQDICMAVWEFMNTGEMLKEFNATLISLIPKVRILLSAVLPFLVNDTQAAFVKGRHHNRKTSSRCLMKIDLRKAYDMVKWEFVQEMLEGFYLMCKEVQLTHLIFGDDLMIFYKGTKASVQRIMEALQHISVVTWLTAKSDKFSIYMAGVDDEIRIKLLEIIGFSIGTFPMNFWGAIFHITPKCVEGCGQEM